CCTCACTGCAATTCTCTTCAGAAACATCAGAAAGCTGCCACTTTACGTGACTGGCCTTGCAACCCCAAGAATAGAGAGCTGATAGAGGCAGAGGCCAAGCAAGGGGCAAGGTGGGGATGGGTGCCGATGCCACCTGCACCCTAACACCAACATGGGAAGGGAACTGCACCTTGAGCAGCATGCGGCACTGCTTCGGGAAGGTCAAGTAGTACAGCACGGAGCTGCTGATGTGCTGGAGCACAGCTGCCGCTACCGTCGCCTCCGTTACGCAGGCCACCAGCTGGGGAAGCAGAAGGGGTCTATGAGGCCCAACACCCAGTCACATCTGGGCAACAAGGAAGGACCAGACCACCAGATGTGGCCAGGCCTTgtgggacccagcaggccctctCCCCACTGTAACTGCACCTGTATAACTGAGCTCAGGTAAACCCTGATGTCCAGCCGGAGCTTCCCCCACAGTAGGCTGCTGGACGGCTGCAGCACCCTGCAGAGAGACCAAACCCACCCCATCTGAGTGAACCCTGTTCTCCCAGTGCAGCAGTCCCCTTCACACAAAAGCCCATGCCTGGCCAATGCCAGCACCACCTTCCCAAGGTCTGTCAGCTTCCCTGCCCCTTTCAAACAGGGCTACCTCCACCAAGCCATACCCTCCTGATCACTAGTCCAACCCTGGCAGCTTCCACCAGACACAGATCCTCGTGTCCCCAGTTGTGCCACTGCCCCCTTCCTCCCTTACAGGTGGTAACAGCAGGACCCTTCCCTGGTGTCTAGCGCAGTCTGACCTTCTGTGCCCTTACGACCTCCTCGTCATGTGGCTCTATGACCCTCCCAGGCAAATATCCCTCCCATTTTACCCATCTGctgctcttctctcccctctgaAGACTTTCCATAGCCTCTTCTTCTCAAATTCACCTACTTACAAGCACACACAATCCCCAGAGCAAACAGAAGGAAGTGAACAAAACAttcatttaaagagaaaaatagcaaagaaaacagCATCCTGATCTAAAAAAGTAGTGGTGCAAAGTCAAGCACACACTCTGGGCCCCAGAAGAATTATGGGTAAGGAATCTACCTTctcacaaagaaaaggaaaaaaagacaaaaccaccCAATTGGCCATGAGTGCCCACCCTCTCCCAGGAACTCTGCAAAGGGCCTGGCTCCATCTTCAACATCCTTCCGTCCTGGCTGGGTCTAGAGAGGGCCACTATATCACAAAGCCTCTGCCTTTCCTAATGTGGGGGGCCTGACCATGCCCCTCtacctcccctcttccctctcaccTACTACTGTCCTTGGTGGCTTTTCCAAACAGCAACTTCTGGAGATAGCCAAAGAGATCTCTGATGCAGAAGGTGACCAGGGCGTTGAACACTGCAACAAGGAAACTACAGATGCCATTCACAGGACAAAAGGTAGAACAGAAAGCCACTATCCCACGTCTCCTTGCCCCAACTCACCAGCACTGTCCGTGACCTGGAATCTGCTGGCTTCAGCACCTTCCTGGTCTCCTTGGGTGGTGACTACAGCAGCTCGGAATGCCTGCACAACTTCGTGGAACAGCTTTGGAGTGAGGTGCTGCTAAAGGGGTTAAGAGGACCCAGAATGTTGGGGGAGCAACCAGCTATCTCAGACAGAGCGAGAGGCAACCAGAGTTCCAGAAACCTGCTCTATGAGAGAAAAGCATCCCTTGCCCACATTCTGAGACGTGGAGCAGATGTGGAGGCAGTGTTATGGAGCCAcaagcaaggaagagaaaaaggagtccAGAATCTTCTTGGaagggcagggagcctggcttAGGGCCACAGGGGAAAGGCTAAGGGTTCCAGATCTTCATGGTGGCCTGTGACAAGTAGTACCTAGGATTCTCCcttctgtcctttccttttcctgcaaAACGAATGCAGAACCCTTCAAAGAAGGGCTCTGGCTCCACTGACTAAGACACAGAGACTATGTTCTGCCCACGATGGCACTCAGGtaaacagggagcctgagagagaaaccgagagagagagagagagagagagagagcaagaagagcCCCTAGGATCTCTAAACAAAGGAGAGCATGTAATCCTGGAGCCTCTCAGCATAAAGAAAGAACTATGTGAGATTCCCTGGTGCTCAATAGGAGTCCAGCACCCCTGCTCAGAGACGGgctcctcccacctacctcctcaCAACTGCACAGATCCAAGCGTCTGAAATGAGCCCAGGGCAGATTCctaaagtgggggggggggggggaatccagCTGCCCACCTCATGCCACTTCTCACCTTTGCTGCCTGCTTCCACCTCTCAACCATTGCGAGGGTCACGGGAATAGAatcccttttcttccccttcagcCCTCCAGGGACTCCATCCTCATCTGCATCTTCCTCCTCCACACTTGCTTCCTGCACCAGATACAGAGGGCTGGGCTGGAGCAGGATGGAAAAACCCTAAGTGTGCCCTTGCCCCCACCCAACTCTGCCTAGGCCCTCACTTCCAGCGTGTCTGGCAGAGAGTGGAGCTGTTCTTCTTCATCCTCAGTGGTGTCTGAATCACTAAAGTTCAGCAGGCTCTGGTCGTTCTCCTGCAGGAACTTGTAGAACTCAGGGTCTTTGTCCTTCAGCCGCGAGAGCTGGTCCTTATGCTCAGATGGTCGACCTTTCCGCCGGCTGAGAAAGTGAGTGTCGTCAAGTACAACAGACAGGCATAGCTCACAGGGATGGGGGAAGTGGGGTGAGGCTTCCTGTCCTCTTAAGCCTGCCAGGCTCCACAGAGAAGCTACAGGGCTTGATCTGCTTGCTCCACAACAACTATCAACAACCAAGGCAGGGGGATTTCCAGGGATAAGATTTCAGCAGATCCCCCACTCCCCTAAACTCCAGACTTATATACTCAACAGTCTCTCTATATACATTTCAacacctgtattttattttattctatctacctatttatctatttatctgtttatctatctgtttacttatgtatttatgtatttatgatagagagagagagagagagaggcagagacataggcagagggagaagcaggctccatgcaccgggagcccgacatgggattcgatcctgggtctccaaggatcgcgccctgggccaaaggcaggcgctaaaccgctgcaccacccagggatcccaacacctGTGTTTCAAACCCATCACATCCAACACCAAACTTGTGGTTCTCCCAAACTTGCTCTGCCAGCACCCTGCTCCATCTCAGGAGCTGGTAATCTTGCCTTTCCAAGGACTCAAGGGAAGACAAGCTCTATCTTTCATACCCAGCATGCAAAGTGCCACGAGATCtcatcagcaaaaaaaaaaaaaaaaaaaaaaaaatccttcaaatcCCCTCATGTTTCCTCTTAAACCAGCACCATCTCTCAAGTGCCCCAATTACCATAGTTTCTGTCTCCCTATCTCGGTACTGACCATCTCCAACCTATTCTCAAAACACCCCTTTGTGTTGTGTCATGTGACATCACTTCACAGGTCTAAACCCTGAGATAACTTCCCATTTTACCTGCACGTCTTACAGATGACCTGCGAGATCTGACTCCATCACCATCTCTCCAGGTTCCTCTTCTACTACTCTTTCTCCCACTTCTCAGACACCCACTTCTGTGCAGACCTGCCCCCACCTCAGGAGCTTGgccgttccttttttttttttgcataattggagtatttttattttatgtacaatGAGTCGGCATCAAAGTAGGTATCTCGGACATCTGCAGTTAAGGTAGGTATCTTGGATGACCCATTCAAGGAAGTTCACTTAATCCAACTTAATGAAGCCTATATCCTTGGCGTACTGACGGAAACACTGGCGGCACATGTTGAGGCTGTATTTCCGGATCAGACCGTGCCGGTCTGAACAGACGCGGCAAGAACGAGAGCCGTGGCCAAACTTCTTCGGGTGGCTCCAGAAGAGCTGCTGGTGACCCATCTTGCTCTTTCGGATGCAACGAGGCAAAAGCAGCTTGGCCGTTCCGTGAAACACCAAAGCATTCTTCCCCTGTCTGTGTGGCTTTCAAACCCCTCAGGCTTCTGTTCAGTGAGCATCTCCTCCAAGGGCCGCCTCCACCAAACACAACAGGCGCCCCCAACGTGCTCCCTACTCACCGAACCCCTCGTGTTATTCTTCGCTGTTTGCCACACTTATCTCTTCTAACCTACGATACCTATGATTCACCCAGACTGCCTGAGCTCTTCCAAACATTGCTATTCACTAACACATGCCCACCACC
The Vulpes lagopus strain Blue_001 chromosome 10, ASM1834538v1, whole genome shotgun sequence genome window above contains:
- the LOC121499554 gene encoding 40S ribosomal protein S29-like — its product is MGHQQLFWSHPKKFGHGSRSCRVCSDRHGLIRKYSLNMCRQCFRQYAKDIGFIKLD